In Bradyrhizobium sp. CCBAU 051011, the following are encoded in one genomic region:
- a CDS encoding DUF2147 domain-containing protein → MACRTAYIIAISAALLTAPSAFAQGAGDPTGVWQTQAGDARVKVSKCGGGICGTIVGLKEPVDPATGKQQVDDKNPNPALKKRPMIGLPLFSGMQPTAANKWSGQIYNADDGGTYASSVAVAGPDTLRVEGCVGAICGGENWTRVGR, encoded by the coding sequence ATGGCTTGCAGAACGGCTTACATCATCGCGATCTCAGCAGCGTTGCTGACCGCACCATCGGCCTTCGCGCAAGGCGCCGGCGATCCTACCGGCGTCTGGCAGACCCAGGCCGGCGACGCGCGGGTGAAGGTCAGCAAATGTGGTGGCGGCATCTGCGGCACGATCGTCGGGTTGAAGGAGCCGGTCGATCCCGCCACCGGCAAGCAGCAGGTCGATGACAAGAATCCGAATCCGGCGCTGAAAAAGCGGCCGATGATTGGGCTGCCGCTGTTCAGCGGCATGCAGCCCACCGCGGCCAACAAATGGTCGGGCCAGATCTACAACGCCGACGACGGCGGCACCTATGCGAGCAGCGTCGCGGTGGCGGGTCCGGACACGCTGCGCGTCGAAGGCTGCGTCGGCGCAATCTGCGGCGGCGAGAACTGGACGCGGGTGGGACGCTGA